The Hyphomicrobiales bacterium genome includes a region encoding these proteins:
- a CDS encoding glycosyltransferase family 39 protein — protein MHVGIAGKPSHSTLERILLAVFVVLFVANFALHDSRGLAGHSDTFHYLIPAANLAEGHGYTYFGTPELIFPPGYGLAALPLHLAGFELVQAGVIANVAFLLLTCLFAYLMCRFYVSRTFALLAPLFLVSNAFIMGVTAVGASTVAYMAAISGAGYFVLRFIRQPRRNPHNLIVASAFGGWAMLTRPEGMGIAAALLGFLILDLAIRQPSPRLSLKFAGQLALYVFVYVAPLAAVYAPYAGFLSRHVGEFTLTTKAASNVVDGQVTMQEGEDNEFLRRDLYLLSIQTEAEAPTLGYDLRVAEVETSLREDIPRFLKNLAAYAKYLIGENIAVLAAVVLFVAACAWRDGFRKPPIRLDRVSDLWEPIGFCLFMLSPVIPMAYFVSGSRFFTPHSAFVIIGAVVLLGWTFAGRPAAAQKADWRVLTFSVALPLILLDGYWNISIWRRASEIYPLQRASIALSALAAERPVNVISLRRPAVAMYYANGRRAPFAAKSACAAPRSSPDDIIDYMQTKGLRYLLLDRTYMPTRPGVSPLWTCPPDSCPPALRLVLEERGVYRIFELSPMVASLPASSATLSPAAASRGNIFTVPFEGKDCR, from the coding sequence ATGCATGTCGGGATAGCGGGCAAACCCAGCCATTCGACGCTCGAACGCATCCTATTGGCGGTCTTCGTCGTCCTGTTCGTCGCAAACTTCGCCCTCCACGACTCCCGCGGGCTGGCCGGTCACAGCGACACGTTCCACTATCTCATTCCGGCCGCCAATCTGGCCGAGGGGCACGGCTACACCTATTTCGGCACGCCGGAGCTGATCTTTCCGCCCGGCTACGGCCTTGCCGCCTTGCCGCTTCACCTGGCCGGGTTCGAACTGGTGCAGGCCGGCGTCATCGCCAATGTGGCCTTCCTGCTGCTCACCTGTCTCTTCGCCTACCTCATGTGCCGCTTTTACGTGTCCCGCACATTCGCCCTTCTGGCCCCACTGTTCCTGGTCTCGAACGCGTTCATCATGGGCGTCACGGCGGTCGGCGCGTCGACGGTCGCCTACATGGCCGCGATCAGCGGCGCCGGATATTTCGTTCTCAGATTCATCCGCCAGCCGAGACGCAATCCGCATAACCTCATCGTCGCCAGCGCCTTCGGCGGATGGGCCATGCTGACGCGCCCCGAAGGCATGGGGATCGCGGCGGCCCTGCTCGGTTTCCTGATTCTCGACCTCGCCATCAGGCAGCCCTCGCCGCGCCTTTCGCTCAAGTTCGCGGGCCAACTGGCACTATACGTCTTCGTGTACGTCGCGCCGCTGGCCGCCGTCTACGCGCCCTATGCGGGGTTTCTCTCGCGCCATGTCGGCGAATTCACCCTGACGACCAAGGCCGCCTCGAACGTCGTGGACGGCCAGGTGACGATGCAGGAAGGCGAGGACAATGAATTCCTGCGGCGGGACCTCTACCTCCTGAGCATTCAGACCGAGGCAGAGGCGCCGACCTTGGGATACGACCTCAGGGTGGCCGAGGTCGAGACCAGTCTGCGGGAAGACATTCCCAGGTTTTTGAAGAACCTGGCCGCTTACGCCAAATATCTGATCGGGGAAAACATCGCCGTGCTCGCCGCGGTGGTCCTGTTCGTTGCCGCCTGTGCGTGGCGCGACGGGTTCCGGAAACCGCCGATCAGGCTCGATCGGGTTTCCGACTTATGGGAGCCCATCGGATTTTGCCTGTTCATGCTGTCCCCTGTCATTCCGATGGCCTACTTCGTCTCCGGATCAAGGTTTTTCACGCCGCACAGCGCATTCGTGATCATCGGCGCCGTCGTGCTGCTCGGATGGACCTTCGCCGGCCGACCGGCCGCGGCGCAGAAGGCGGATTGGCGCGTCCTGACCTTCAGTGTCGCCCTGCCGCTGATCCTGCTCGACGGCTATTGGAACATTTCCATCTGGCGCCGCGCATCGGAGATTTACCCGCTGCAAAGGGCCTCGATCGCGCTCTCCGCGCTTGCCGCCGAGCGCCCGGTGAACGTGATCTCGCTCAGACGGCCGGCGGTGGCCATGTATTACGCGAACGGCCGTCGCGCCCCGTTCGCCGCCAAATCGGCTTGCGCTGCGCCGAGAAGCTCTCCTGACGATATCATCGACTACATGCAGACGAAGGGCCTCAGATACCTGCTGCTCGATCGGACCTATATGCCGACGCGGCCCGGGGTCTCGCCTCTTTGGACGTGCCCGCCGGACTCATGTCCGCCGGCTCTACGTCTCGTCTTGGAAGAGCGAGGCGTTTACAGGATCTTCGAGCTTTCTCCGATGGTTGCATCGTTGCCGGCGTCATCCGCAACGCTGTCCCCCGCGGCGGCGAGCCGTGGAAACATATTCACCGTGCCGTTCGAGGGAAAAGACTGCAGGTAG
- a CDS encoding polysaccharide biosynthesis/export family protein, which produces MTVHKHDLTRTFRRLLAGSIVAFSATMLAAGVSAQSPAETAAPDPVAGAAPAEASAETSGETAGEAAGEAACWAGSEADGNPSANANGYVLGIGDLLRISLYQRPDLSGEFRVREDGRISLPLLGLIPVAGKDLVETEKAIHASFQAIAGLTTSLGLEVVERRPFYVIGLVNAQGPHPYTRGLTVLRAVALSGGLFRPGLNLGPSIDVSREAARLGAADAELKRNLARHVRLLAEREGKETIEAPEKLVELESPDRVQELMAAERRLMRERNIAYQKETEGRKAGVRLAKEVISSLEEQHKAMLQQVELARKEQAISEDLLKKGLSRRGDLLTLQRVMANLEAGERDTVARIARAKFDLVTAERDLSLLEVNRSLNLEQEINTVEAQIASNELSIRYSKRIIESLTSIPVNNSSSIRSSTMKYDIVRNMGKKQKILEATESTPLCPDDVLRVMPSPED; this is translated from the coding sequence GTGACCGTGCATAAACACGATCTCACTCGAACGTTCCGGCGTTTGCTTGCCGGCTCGATCGTCGCTTTTTCCGCCACCATGCTCGCAGCCGGGGTTTCGGCGCAAAGCCCCGCCGAGACGGCCGCGCCCGACCCCGTTGCGGGGGCGGCTCCTGCCGAGGCTTCTGCGGAGACTTCCGGAGAAACTGCCGGGGAGGCCGCTGGAGAGGCGGCGTGCTGGGCCGGGTCCGAGGCGGACGGAAACCCGAGCGCGAATGCGAACGGATACGTGCTGGGCATCGGCGATCTCCTCAGAATATCGCTCTACCAACGGCCCGATTTGTCCGGCGAGTTCCGGGTCCGGGAAGACGGCCGCATTTCCCTGCCGCTACTCGGGCTGATCCCGGTCGCGGGCAAGGATCTCGTCGAGACCGAGAAGGCCATTCACGCCAGCTTTCAAGCGATTGCCGGTCTCACCACGAGCCTCGGCCTGGAGGTCGTCGAACGGCGTCCTTTCTACGTCATCGGATTGGTCAACGCGCAGGGGCCCCACCCCTATACGCGGGGTTTGACCGTGCTGCGCGCCGTTGCGCTGAGCGGCGGGCTTTTCCGTCCCGGCCTGAATTTGGGCCCGTCCATCGATGTGTCGCGTGAGGCCGCGAGGCTTGGCGCCGCCGACGCCGAGCTCAAGAGGAATCTTGCCCGCCACGTCCGACTGCTGGCGGAACGCGAGGGCAAGGAGACGATCGAAGCGCCCGAAAAGCTCGTCGAACTGGAGTCGCCGGACCGGGTCCAGGAGCTCATGGCGGCGGAAAGGCGCCTGATGCGGGAACGCAACATCGCCTATCAAAAGGAGACCGAGGGACGCAAAGCCGGCGTGCGGCTCGCCAAGGAAGTGATCTCCTCACTGGAGGAGCAGCACAAGGCCATGCTGCAGCAGGTCGAGCTGGCGCGAAAAGAGCAGGCGATTTCGGAGGACCTGCTGAAAAAGGGTCTGAGCCGTCGCGGAGACCTGCTCACGCTGCAACGCGTCATGGCGAACCTGGAGGCGGGTGAGCGCGATACCGTCGCGCGCATCGCGCGGGCGAAGTTCGACCTCGTGACGGCCGAACGGGACCTGAGCCTGCTGGAGGTCAACCGTTCGCTGAATCTGGAGCAGGAAATCAACACCGTGGAAGCGCAGATTGCATCGAACGAACTGAGCATCCGCTATTCCAAACGGATCATCGAGAGCCTGACCAGCATTCCCGTAAACAATAGTTCGTCGATTCGATCGTCGACGATGAAATATGACATCGTTCGCAATATGGGCAAAAAGCAGAAGATCCTGGAGGCCACGGAGTCGACCCCGCTGTGCCCGGACGACGTGCTCCGCGTCATGCCTTCTCCGGAAGACTAG
- a CDS encoding nucleotide sugar dehydrogenase — protein sequence MTAPSRLDDVRIGVVGLGYVGLPIAVYMARRFPVIGFDVKAKRIEELARGFDRTHEVTAEEFAAARDLSFTADPDGLKQCNFYIVSVPTPIDQAKRPDLTALQRASEAVGRTLRCGDIVVYESTVYPGATEEVCVPILESASGLKFNTDFFAGYSPERINPGDMEHRLPDIVKITSGSTPGAADLVDAVYSEIITAGTYRASSIRVAEAAKVIENIQRDVNIALVNELAMLFKKLGLESREVLQAAGTKWNFHKYSPGLVGGHCIGVDPYYLTFKAESISFHPDIILAGRRINDGMASFVAADIVKTMLQRKLDVSNARVLVMGFSFKENCPDLRNTKVADLVYWLQDAAIETQVYDPLADPSEAREEYGIQVLNELPAGPFDVLVFAVNHDNIRNGDRAEIAKLLKPNGLIYDIKGVLPLNESHRRL from the coding sequence ATGACTGCACCCTCTCGACTGGATGACGTCCGCATCGGCGTCGTCGGCCTCGGCTATGTCGGATTGCCGATCGCCGTGTATATGGCGCGGCGGTTTCCGGTCATCGGATTCGACGTCAAGGCGAAACGCATCGAGGAGCTGGCACGCGGCTTCGACCGCACGCACGAGGTCACGGCAGAGGAATTCGCCGCCGCCCGGGATCTGAGCTTTACCGCCGACCCCGACGGTCTCAAGCAGTGCAACTTCTATATCGTCTCGGTACCGACGCCGATCGACCAGGCCAAACGGCCCGACCTGACCGCTCTCCAGCGCGCCAGCGAGGCGGTCGGCCGCACGCTCCGCTGCGGCGATATCGTCGTTTACGAGTCAACCGTCTATCCGGGCGCCACGGAGGAGGTGTGCGTCCCGATCCTGGAGAGCGCCTCTGGCCTGAAGTTCAACACCGACTTTTTCGCCGGCTATTCGCCGGAGCGCATCAACCCCGGCGATATGGAGCACCGGCTGCCGGATATCGTCAAGATCACGTCCGGGTCGACGCCGGGAGCGGCCGACCTGGTGGATGCCGTCTATTCCGAGATCATCACCGCCGGCACCTACAGGGCAAGCTCGATCCGGGTCGCAGAAGCGGCCAAGGTGATCGAGAACATTCAGCGCGACGTCAATATCGCGCTCGTCAATGAATTGGCGATGCTGTTCAAGAAGCTGGGCCTGGAGTCGCGGGAGGTGCTGCAGGCCGCAGGCACCAAGTGGAACTTCCACAAATATTCGCCCGGTCTCGTCGGCGGCCACTGCATCGGCGTCGATCCCTACTATCTGACGTTCAAGGCCGAATCGATCAGCTTCCACCCCGACATCATTCTCGCCGGAAGACGCATTAACGACGGCATGGCGTCCTTCGTCGCCGCCGACATCGTGAAGACGATGCTGCAGCGCAAGCTCGACGTCAGCAATGCGCGCGTGCTGGTCATGGGCTTTAGCTTCAAGGAGAATTGCCCCGACCTGCGCAATACCAAAGTCGCCGACCTCGTCTATTGGCTCCAGGACGCCGCCATAGAGACGCAAGTCTACGATCCGCTGGCCGATCCGTCGGAGGCCCGCGAGGAGTACGGGATCCAGGTGCTGAACGAGCTTCCCGCCGGCCCGTTCGACGTTCTCGTGTTCGCCGTCAATCACGACAACATCCGAAACGGCGACCGGGCGGAAATCGCCAAGTTGCTCAAGCCAAACGGCCTTATCTACGATATCAAGGGCGTGCTCCCCTTGAACGAGAGCCATAGAAGGCTGTGA